From the Helianthus annuus cultivar XRQ/B chromosome 17, HanXRQr2.0-SUNRISE, whole genome shotgun sequence genome, the window AAgcacaaatcatcgattctttgAGATGGGTATtattagggtttagaatgttgACCTGGCCGGAGAACTATGTTGTTGTTTCGCCGGCCACTAGCACTGCTACTCCGCCGCCTGTCTCACCAGGTATGCACAATGCACAAATTAGGAGTTAATTGTTTCAGTTTCATGGTTTTTTTGGTTTTAATATGTATTTTGTAGTTAttaagtttattattttataaagaTGCTTCTTATAATCTTATTTAGGTTTCAATGTAAGTTAAAGAGATATGGGTGGACAAAAAATGTGTTGACGATCCACCCTTGTTGGAAAATTATCCGTCAATTTGGTGAGTTAAGATGAAATCGACTTTCAGTTTTTTGTTTGTTCTTCTCTGATAATTATATTCATTTTTGAGGGGTGATTTAGGTTATTTTGTTAGTAAGCTAAGTGGTTATAAATCAGTCGTAACTTTTCCACTAAGTCCAGTTAATTATAGTTACACCATCTATGGTTTCTTTCTTATCTCCACTTTTGAATTGTAGGTCTGACCCATTAACATGTTCTACTcgtatgttattttttttttccttttttataaGTTTTGCGCGTTTTACCTTTTATGAATAAAATATAAACCAAGTCAACCGGTTTATAAGTAAAATGAGTCTGAATTGCCACCTCATTCAAATAGCTGACCATGTGTATCTATATTTATGAGACCAAATGAAGAGCATACACTAATAAACAAATTGGAAATCCAGTCTCAGTTTAATGAACATGAATGTTGTTTGATGAAATTCCGTTTTTACCCTTCAGCGGTTAATTGACCCCAGAATATGTATTGGGTGGTCGGATGACTTTGGTAGTAGCAGCCTGGGCCTTAGTGAAATTTGATGAACATGAGTTCTGTATTGAGGGATAGGCTGAAGTTTTCTTTGTTAATTGTGTTTGCAAAAaatataattaaatgatataGGAGGTGTATGAAACTTTGGACGATTTTGAATGCATTCGGCCCATTAAACATGTTTTCCTTTTAGCTATATTTTTAGTGGGCGTTTGAAATAAGAAAAGAAACAACCCGGGTCATCTATATATTACTAACGGCTCGAAATGCCTACCTCTAGCTGAAAGACAATTAGTCATCCTAATGGTTACAGTGTTGTAATGCATAGTGTTATTAGGGAACTAAAACCTATACTTATTTTTTTCAATGATTTTCACCCTTCTTTGATCGAGAATCGGTGCGTAACTGCCCTGCCTGTCTTAATTGTCTTAAAAGCTTACACTGAACTATCCTGGTTTAAATGACGTTTCAGTTACAACAGAACCAGATTATGATATGATGAACTTTATATTACGACAGTTTTTCATAGCTGTTCCTGAGATGAtgtgaaattttttttattactAGTGAAAAGAATTTTTGTTAATTGAAAAGTCTAGCTTTAGACATCACTATAATCAGTCATCTACCTCTATAAAGTATCACAACTGTCAAATTTATGAATTTCAAATACTTCTTTGTCACAGTTGATCAAGAGGCTCGTTAAAAGTCACATGATCATAACTAATGTATGTGTTATGGCAGTGAAGGTCCCTTATGGTTttctgatgattattcatttttgttataaaaactttaattataattttataaagTATAAGGCCATGTGTAGTGGTCAAACCCTGTAACCCCCATAGATGTGGGGTTATACAACATGTGACAATTGCGTAAGAAAGGGGGGttatataacttgagtgtgtaATGGGGTTATACCTCTTcaattatacatatacatatatgtgtgtaGCAGTTAAAACCTTAAAGGtgatttttaatttgttttaaGGTTTGAATTATGTTCCAGTCAGTCATGTATTGTAGAGCCCGCCGCAACGTGCGGGTTTCCCACTAGTTTGGATAAAAGATGACATTACTGTATTACAATATATAATCAAGGAAGAAAAGCCCCTTAATTACTTATTCACTTCATTTCTATATTGCAGTTCTTATTATATTTCGATCACCTCTTTTATCTAATGTCCTCGATCGATCAAGGGCAGAATATAACGTCATAGTTGGTTCCACCAGGGCACGTAAATAAGCTAGTTTTATCATCCTGAGGATAACTATAAGCGTCAGGGCATCTCTGTTTGAAAAACCTTGATAAATCAGTTGGTCCACAAGGTCCATTGTTACAACAATACTGTTCAGTTTTGTACACGGTGCAAGGGTTATTGCACCCACCCGGAGCCCGTAACTGGCTAGGACACTGACCATTGATATCCGCAGTACATACGATACTACGGCTGCACCCCCCAGAACTGGATTTAAATGTCATCGGCACATTGAATCCGTCCACAAGAGAGATGTCAATGAAATCAAGATTTTGATATTGGTTCAAAGCGTACTCGGCCAATGTGTTGGGTGGGGTACCATAATTTTGGCATTGGAGGAGACCGTTGCAATCACCGGTTTGACACCTGCCTCGCCCTGAGCCATCAAAGGTGCAACCGGTTCGGGGCCATATACGGGCTCCTTTTGTGCCAGCTGCGACGGTTAAAGCCCAGGTTTGGCCTGGGTTAAGCTGCCGGCCTCCACCAGGAACCGCGCCAGCCCAAACGGTGTATCGACAGTTGTTTCGGATATTGAAAACGGCTGCGTTGGTGGAGTGAAGAAGAAGTagagcaaagagaaggaaagTGGAAAGGGTGGAGGTGGTCATTGTGGTTTTGGGTGAATTGAAAGTGAGACTAAACATGGTTTATATAGGCCTAAGATGTCAAGATGATATATAGTTTTCAGAATTATATAAACTGAAATTTCAAATGTATTAATTGGACTTCATGTTTCTTAAGGATTTGGTTCTTTCTCTAGCTTATGCTCAGTTCACAAAGCTCGCGTCTCGTAACTCGCTCGAAATAAACTTGAGAAAAACTAGCTAAAAAACTTAAATTTGAAATGACATGAGCCGAGTTGGCTCATTTTGTAACCAAGCCGAGCTCGACCCAAGCTCGGCTTGGCTCATGGTCGGCTCATTGACTCGTTTAACTTCAAACTAGAGCTCTAGCCAAGCCAAGCCAAGCCGCCTCAATTAATTTCAAGCTTGACCTTATATAAGAATGTCAATCTAGACTAAAAATAACACAAACTCTGTCTTTAGGCTTATATAATATATGATGTTACAAATAAGTTTAAACATACAAATGGGTCttaacatgaaaaatgaaaaaagatttttattttattttttaaattccATCTAGATGTTTAGTTGCAAAATGTATAAAAAAATCGTGTATTTATACTAGTTGAGTAATTATGTATAATTATTCTTGAATGATtatataattactctactagtgtaATTACAcgaattttttatttatttattttttagattcTAGAACTAAAATACATGCTTTTCCATTTCCCTCATTCACTTCTCATATTAAGACTCATTTGTATCTTATCCATTTGTACAATAACCTAACCCATATGTTTGGTATGGAGCTTTTAGTAACTTCTAGCTTTAAACTTTTAAGAAAAAGATTATACTTAATAAAAAACCTTGTTTGGTTGAAGAGACTTGAAACTTTTAGGTtagaagcttttggttgaactctcctactagtagcgtttagaaggagctacaagcttttaggggaaaaatgactattttaacctctaaagataatgaactctttaatgcacaaactttttaaatttttagttatgtccattttggtcattttatgcattttattaaaagcttcagctactctgccaaacaccaaatatatctaaaaagctacaactACTAGCTATCAGTTACAGCTACCATCTTCCAGCCACCAAccaccagctaccagcttccaaccACCAACCACCAGCTaattttgccaaacatacccttaggTGACCACTGACTAACACTCTTTCTTCTGTATGTTTAATCTTTTTTTATTAGTGTCTTTTTAAAAACAACCCTATGGCTTCAAGGGCATAATACAACACTATAGTTGGTTCCACCGGGACATGTAAATGTGCTAGTTTGATCATCCTTAGGATAACTATATGCATCAGGACACCTTGTCTTAAAAAACCTTGAAAAGTCGGTTGGCGAACAATTTCCTCCTGAGACGCAACAATATTCATTAGTTTTGAACACGGCGCAAGGGTTATTGCACCCACCAGGAGCCCGTAACTCGTTAGGACACTGGCCATTAATATCCGATTTACATAAGATACCACGGGTGCACCCACCAGAACTACTGGGCTTAAATTCCATTGGCACATTGAATCCGTCCGCAAGAGACATATCaaagaaatcaagattgttgtaCTGATTCAAAGCGTACTCGGCCAATGTGTTGGGTGGTGTACCATAGTTTTGGCATCGTAGGAGACCATTACAATCACCGGTTTGACACTTGCCTCGTCCAGAACCATCAAAGTTGCAATTGGTACGGGGCCATATACGCCCTACTGTGCTAGATGGGACGGATAAAGCCCAGGTTTGACCCGAGTTAAGTTGTTGGCCGCCACCAGGCACGGCACCTACCCAAACGGTGTACGGACAGTTGTTTAGAATAGTGAAAACTGCCGCATTGGTGGAGCGAAAAAGAAAAATTAAGAGAAGGAAAATGGAAAGGGTGAATGTGGTCATTGTGGTTTTGTGTGTGCAAAGTGAGGGTAACCATGGTTTATGTAGGCCTAAGATagtttcaaatttcaaaattcaaacgtATTCATTGGGCCTGATATGGTTAAGGTCTTTGGGTCTTCGCATGACTCATTCAACCCCATAAATAACGAAAATTCAACCTAAATTCCAATGTGAAATTTCTTTGAAACGCACTTGCCTTTGATTTTCTGATTTTCACATTACGTTTGTGTTTGTGTAGCCTAGTCTTAATCGCTacattctttttttatttatgggttattggattttaataatcctaagtttcacccgttgcccgataataatctcaactttaaaaatttCCTCCAATAATctcaacttgtaaaagtttggccgcTATTGATCCTTTTCTAACATAGGTGCACTTAAATCCATTAAGGAGTTTCTAGTTGTAACTGAATCTATTGAGGAGACTaaattcttatatgtttaaaaaggatcaatggcggctaaacttttacaagttgggattattgaagagaatttttaaagttgggattattatcggccaactggtgaaacttaggattattaaaatccaataactctTTATTTATATACATTAAACTTGTTTTTCAATATGTACATTGTTCTTTTATTCATATATCGTACATTCTCTTTTTTTTCTTATATATGGTAATATTTAATTTTAGAAGTTaaaagaaaagataaaaaaatgtagttgtttaaatataaaaatttattaaTATGGATCACTAAAAATTGGCTTAATCAAtgtatactttctataaaaggaaaaatccaagtgacataagaataACTGATGTGTCAGCCAGGAGAGAGTGTCCAACAAGGTTTTTCTTgtctcattattacatcataaagcctaatattaaaAGAGTTTAAAATTCAAAGGTGGCCCACATTTAGATTCCAAAGGTCTGCTGAGGAGAAACGTCTGCCCATATCAAACAACTTTTGTTTAAACATCTGCCCTCaacattttataatcaaacatcAGTTCTCAATAAACATCTGTTGAGATTCAAAATTCtggttccacattcaaaattcaaaattcaaaccatatattctaatcctataaataagggttaataatctggctccacattcaaatctctcccGCTCACATCTGTGATCGTATCTCTCCCTCTCAAATCCATCTTTCTcgtgattatgtttacatgttatcgttcgaGTATCATTTTTCaaacatcgtcgtttcaatgaaggTTCCCATCACACACCAGCCTTTCAATATCTCTGtctactctctctctaaaactgtagatatagagaagaagatgaagacgACAGAGGCGTTGCATTTAACATCGATTTGAATAGTAGTTTAAAAAtggatattttttttatttttttctttttatcacaaaCTGAAGTTTTGTATGttaaatgttcttcaggtagatcttgcTGGATTTCTTATTTGGTGTTGAAGTCTTCAGTTTGTTGGCCGAGCTTCCGAATGTGATGAAGGTTATAAAATGGAGCCACGATTTTATTGATGAAGAGGTAATGTCTTTTTGTGTTTAAAATAAATCATGATTCTATGAAATTtgattgatatgtttgtagctttgaTTTTGTCTTTGAACAAAGATGTGATTACGAGTAGATTGATTTGAATGTGGTATATATTGGATTAAATACTCAACTGGTGGAATGACAACAAGTCCAGCTTATGCTTCAAGCTGTCTTGATCTCTTTGGAGGCTGATAGATGGCTTTAGGAGGTATGAAAAGCAGAATTGATATATTTAGGGAAAATGAGGTTGAAAGAGGATAACTCAACAgttgaggatctcattctacatgTTCGATAAATTCAATTGTATTCTCAAATAATGCTTCCTAGAtttttgaagaccgacaaatgtctAAAGAAGCATCACTGTGGACATTTGTTGGTCTTTATCGGTCTTCAAAAATCTAGGAAGCATTGTTTGAGAATACCATTGAATTTATCGGAGCTGtcgaatgagatcctccactgttgggttatcatctttcaatccCATTTTCCCTAAAGATATtgattctgtttttcaacaaggATGTAATGTAATGATTTCTCTCAATTGAATAGATGGACACTGTTGAGGACAAGGCTGTTAAAGACAGGCACTTATGTACCtaaggcctgatcaaccaaaggAAAACCACTGTTCAGTAACAGCAGTGGTTCAGTGTGTACAGCGGATTCAACATCAGTATTTATGTATCAGTTTttcttatgtaacagtgtttagtgtaTCGGTGTTTAGATTTTGTTACAGCTTCGATGAAACACAAATGTTAGATTTATGAAAATGTAATTGCTACAGTttgaatattattgttattatattgttattatattattatCATATGTTGATCGTGGTCTGTTCAAGCACTGCTGTTAAACATGCTGTGTTGAACTGCATCATCTGTTAGTCCATAGCAGAGGTTCTCTTTGGCAGACCTTTGCTTGAACCGTCTCAGTGTTTATCAGTAGATGTTCATCATGAGGCGTGTGTAAACATATATTTGAAATCCTCTGTTGAACTTTATCACTGTTAAGTCACAGAAGATGTTAGCAATTTATACTGTGGAACGATCAGCAGATGTTATGGTCAAACTtttgtttatgggcaaacatgtGTTTAAGATCAAAAAggcttttcttatctcattattacatcataaagcctaatattaaaAGAGTTTAAAATTCAAAGGTGGCGCACATTTAGATTCCAAAGGTCTGCTGAGGGAAAACGTCTGCCCATATCAAACAacttttgtttaaacatttgcCCTCAAAATTTTATAATCAAACATCAGTTCTCAATAAACATCTGTTGAgtttcaaaattctggctccatatttaaaattcaaaattcataTGGGCAGCAGAGGTTATTTGCTATAACAGTCTTTGTGtttattaagctcctcattttgagtgtttgggtatagtattcttgaaattggtctttttttgaaaacagatgtttatgggcaaacatgtcacaccctggcttttgctgaagcgtgggtttatttggtgtgacttcttaataccatagcataatcacaacaatgttatatgaaaataaaaccatgatgtccATCCATTCATTCAAGTTTAAAAAGTTAACACGACAACATTGTTCAAAAAGTCGACACTTAAAACAgattacaacatgacataatTTAAAAACATGTTCAACGACATAACGAAAGACATGaaataaaaacacagtttaagacttgtgacccgtccaggcaaaggtcacacttcctaaactcggatgacatcattattcctacgcagcttgacgtgatgcataccgtgccagatccactaatttcctgaaatacatgcagtttgaaaaatcaacaaaaagttgagcgagttcatgtaaaagtgagtatgaataaacctttaaagtatgtataaaagtccctggtatgtagcaataaggaaaaagagatcaccaatgggttgcaaagccactggtatgtgtgagaaagtgcagggaaactcaaacctagcaaacttgttaccgggcttcggctgtaagacacagtcacctctatgggcctccccggcctcacgggtgtgggctcgctacacccaaatagatctatcactcttgtgtccctcggtcctacaacgaggattaatggccaaaagtgttgtacccacccctcacatgatctagtagtataaaccctccctacgctaaccataccatgtaataatgtttgtaataattgccgcatgtatttcacccccgaagtataaaactgaaaacagtaaagagaaaagggggacatgaactcacagaagtgcgtaccCAGAAACGTCAAACTCCAACTCTATccgctgcgtgacgacctacacgcactaattcctattagacggatggccgtgccttggcttagggtttaacgttcttgggaaatagttagacaactatttcgtgttcacacttcttaattattttatattcgtatttccttcccaaggatgcgggtaataatacatgtatacttataattccgaaaatatatttttaagtctcacttgaaaaatatattttaatcactttgtctaaaatgttttaatttccaaaatatatatatttttcccaaaaatattatattttacttcataaatttttccaaaataatacttatcaAAATATACTTATAAGAGTATTTCCCGAAATATatataagttacgttttaaagttcgcgttgtaacaatacttgtgtaatttaaataattattttgtgagagcgttggtattattttggagtcgtaatttcacagtatattatttttaccctaaaaataatatatctagagcacaaaataacaaacaatcacacaagcgttttattataaaatatatattctaaatatatatatttatcaaattttatttatgaaaatcaacctccggcacttggtatttttgtaataaaaatcatggcgaagtgtattttgaaaaccaagttaaaaatattttCGTCAacgcttgttagaaaaatatttctaagtgttatatttctagaaaaattttgccagagtttgctctgtaaatggaggtgtacatgcttttagcatatcattttcttttgtaaaatcaatcaaacaacTTAACAATCAACAACATATAATTTTTAATCACCAACTTGACAAGAATAAGTCTAAATCATAAATTCAtaaacttgaaagtttgtaaagACAAGTAGTAAATTACCAACATACTTAGTAgatcttgttacctttaaaaacatgattagtttcttaaaaaaaaaaaaactttatttttaaggaatatgcattttcacaacttctagtcatgatttccaaaaatgtttctttgtgaaattttcttgttacacaagtgttcatacacttgtttactcactaaaaatgtttttagttcatacacgatccgggttttaacaagactagtatttttcacttggttctttcgaaaaaccacttgtagatctttagatctacaagtttacatcttcatttttaaagaaaacttatatttattcaagttcaaggtTCATGgatggatggtttcatcatccttcataactataacatttacatcttactagttcatgttcttaaacatgatctagcaagtctagatgatgatccatcttacttctactaacaaacaacatccaataatcataaccacacaagatcaacatgatttAACCATTCATCTACTCTTTATCCACTCTTTATccctttatgttcaagacttggatTATGTTTATTAGTGTTCTTAACATTTAATCATtctatcatctattaaccactaaaaacaagaacaagatgaagttttagagcacttactactagcacaaggctaggggagaacaaggcgtaaaagtggtggataaaagaaaactagggtggtccttgagcttccgagtgcaccaaacTAAGTTGTAGGActccttgcacctttgtatgtatgtgGATGGCTTGGAAATGGCTTGAAGGTGGTTGTAggggtggtgtggtggtggcggcCGTGAGCTAGGAAGAAGGGAGGAGGAGAGCTTTGTTGATGTTGGGTGTTTGTGATGAAAGGAGTGGTTAACCTTTAGGTTTATTTATAAATCAAGTTTCACTATAGTCCATCATGTAATATGTCTAATTAACCAACAACAACtacaattaaataatcaaaaggatgTGGGGGTTGTCCCCACACCTTGTGACCGTCGAGTAGGGGGGGTTATAGGGTTGGGTGGTGATGATCTAGTTACACTTTAGTTAAGATCTAATGATATAGTTAGTGTATTagtgtgtgttatgtaatataaggtgtgttagggtgttcgggaccctaactagctcagaaaagtaaaaacaatgtgtttggcaatatttttatattccgggtaaagtccggttgttcggttggatgttgatccgttaaagtgctaaataaagctttaaagtgtcttttatattgtttttagtgacgcattaaattcccgacactttggaaagtgtctaagGCTATTTTCCCAAGTTTTTGCattttactagcattgttaaatgctgaatttttggtatttagtgcagaattctgcactttaagtatgttttaggcacttccggtcactataactatcacctagtgacgcagtatTATGGTCCTcgcctccctacactccctactagtgtagtactctATTCCTGGCTTatactggcctcaaaaatattgtctgtctaggtgctagCATTGTCAGCATATTtttgggttatccgctcactgtgctagctgtgcttttgtgcatcaagtttgtcactatcgtttgtgtgtaataaatagagtgacagtataaaatgtgatgcatgaatatgtatgtatcagaaatcagaaagcagtttaatcataattgtaatcaagcacactaattaagcactaattatatattaattaatttgtacggatacctggatttgtgagggttgtcacattctccccccgttaagaaaatttcgtcccgaaattttaggttctgcttctagtcgcagggGTCTTTGGAAATAAATgtgggtatttttctttcatacgGTCCTCACGTTCCTATGtgaattctggaccatgtcttgcattccatcgaactttgacgagcttgacactactcctgcgcgttttgtttatcttccaatccgtgacctcaacgggttcttcaacaaagtggagcgtgtcgtcaatatgaatttcgtcagcaggaatgacaacagtttcttgtgttggactctttttcagatttgatacatggaatgtatcatgaacaccattaagctcagcaggtaagtccaacttgtatgctacaacCCCAATCCTTTGTAGGATTCTGAATGGGCCAAAgtaacgcggattcaactttccacgctttccaaagcgtgccacacccttctagggtgaaaccttcaataataccatgtctcctacctcaaattccagaggtttccttcttctatctgcataacacttttgtcgatcgcgagccgccttgatgcgttctcggatctgtgcgatcttgtctatggtttcctggaccacttccggaccaactaattgtctatcacctgcatcagcccaacagatcggtgatcgacatttgcgtccataaagagcttcgaacgatgcggcttgaatacttgcgtgataactgttgttgtatgaaaattcgaccaatggtaggtgagtatcccaacttccacgtaaatccataacgcaagctcgcagcatatcttctagagtctgaatcgttcgttcgctctgtccatcagtttgcgggtgaaaagctgtactcaggttcaactgagaaccgaatgcttcttgaaaggattgccaaatccttgacacaaaccttccgtctctatcagagatgattgagagaggcactccatgacgtgcaacgatctctctcatgtatatctcagctaatttgctcgtgttgtctttttctctgattggcaagaaatgcgcagattttgtcaaccggtccactattacccaaatagtatcgtgacctTTGTGCGTCCTTGGcagcttcgttatgaaatccatcgaaatctgttcccatttcgatttgggtatttcaggttgctgcaatagacctgaaggcttctggtattcggcttttaccttggcgcacgttaaacatttgctaacataaactacaacatcgcctttcatcctaggccaccagtagaaatccttaagatcttggtacatcttatctgcaccgggatgaatagagtaccgtgacttgtgagcttcatcgaagataacctttctcaaaccaccaaacagaggaacccaaatccgttTTATGAAACATAATGTCCCTTCCTAGTTTGGtactaactgcttctccatcccacggagatactcattTTCAAtatttctttccttgagagcttccttctgcgcggcacgaatgcgcagtgagatatctgtctggacaatcatctctagagccctaacccttatgggcttgattctttcctttcgactcagggcatcggcgaccacattcgccttccctggatgatacttgatctcgcagtcgtagtcgttcaacaattcgacccagcgtctttgtctcatgtttagctcctttt encodes:
- the LOC110922092 gene encoding thaumatin-like protein, whose product is MTTFTLSIFLLLIFLFRSTNAAVFTILNNCPYTVWVGAVPGGGQQLNSGQTWALSVPSSTVGRIWPRTNCNFDGSGRGKCQTGDCNGLLRCQNYGTPPNTLAEYALNQYNNLDFFDMSLADGFNVPMEFKPSSSGGCTRGILCKSDINGQCPNELRAPGGCNNPCAVFKTNEYCCVSGGNCSPTDFSRFFKTRCPDAYSYPKDDQTSTFTCPGGTNYSVVLCP
- the LOC110922091 gene encoding protein P21, whose product is MTTSTLSTFLLFALLLLHSTNAAVFNIRNNCRYTVWAGAVPGGGRQLNPGQTWALTVAAGTKGARIWPRTGCTFDGSGRGRCQTGDCNGLLQCQNYGTPPNTLAEYALNQYQNLDFIDISLVDGFNVPMTFKSSSGGCSRSIVCTADINGQCPSQLRAPGGCNNPCTVYKTEQYCCNNGPCGPTDLSRFFKQRCPDAYSYPQDDKTSLFTCPGGTNYDVIFCP